The Enterobacter asburiae sequence TCTTTCGATAATCACGTTTACTAACATATAGACATATTTCGCCGTTTTGCCCTCATACATCTGTATGGGATGGATGGTTGAGATTTGCGCTTTGGCGTACACTTTTAAAAAAGCCAGGAGAAAAACCATGAAAGAGAACGATATTGCCGAGATTCTGACATCCACGCGTACCATTGCGCTGGTGGGCGCGAGCGATAAACCCGACCGTCCAAGCTATCGGGTGATGAAATACCTTCTCGATCAGGGCTATCACGTTATCCCGGTGTCGCCAAAAGTGGCGGGGAAAACATTGCTGGGTCAGCAGGGTTACGCCACGCTCGCTGACGTGCCGGAAAAAATCGATATGGTCGATGTCTTCCGTAATTCCGAGGCTGCATGGGAAGTGGCGCAGGACGCTATCGCCGTAGGGGCGAAAACGCTGTGGATGCAGTTAGGTGTAATTAACGAGCAGGCCGCCGTGCTGGCGCGTGATGCGGGGTTGAAGGTTGTCATGGATCGCTGTCCGGCGATCGATATACCTCGTCTGGGGCTGGCGAAATAATAAAAAAAAGCCCGTCATCGGGCTTTTTTTACACGCTTAGTTCCGCAGGCGCGGAGCCTGTAACTGTTTGCGGATAGTCTGAGCAAGTTCATCCATCGTGGGTTGTTCCGGATGCTCTTCCTGCAGCTCGCTACTCAGCTGCGCTTCGGCAAGGTAGGTATGAACGGGTTGTCCGTCGTCACCTTCCATCACCACATGGTACCAGGGCGCAGCGCGAAGCTCTGCGTTGACCGCCAGCTCGTCTGCTGACGGTTCATCAAGGGAATACTCCGGGTCGATATCCACGACCACACCCAAATACCCTAGCAAAGTGTGGCGGACCTGCTGGCCGATACCGAATTTGCTGGCAATCATAGTCACCTCCCGGGAAACACTACTTACACATTACGTGTGGGCAATATTTCTCTTTTCAAGTTACATGACGCGACAGGCAAACCCTTTCAGATACAGTCCTTCCGGGTAGGTAGCAATCACGGGGTGATCGGCTGCCTGACGGAACTGCTCTATAAATTGTACATCACGCCCGGCATCTATTGCGGCATCGGCGATGATTTTTTGGAATAAATCGGTGGTCATCAGGCCGGAGCAGGAGAAGGTGAGCAGAACCCCGCCCGGATTCAGCAGCTGGATAGCCAGCATGTTGATATCTTTATACCCGCGGCACGCGCCCATCAGCTGGCTTTTGTTTTCCACAAACTTTGGCGGATCCATCACGATGACGTCGAACTTCTCGCCCTGGTCGCGATATTTACGCAGCAGCTTGAACACATCATCGCGGACAAACTCCGCTTTGCTCAGATCCAGCTTGTTTAGCTCGACGTTCTGTTTTGCCACGCCCAGCGCTTCCTGCGAGGTGTCCACGCTGACCACCTGAGCACAGCCGCCCATCAGCGCCGAAACGGCGAAACCGCCGGTGTAGGAGAAGCAGTTCAGCACGCGTTTGTCGGCAACATACTGACGTGTCGCCAGACGGCTGTCGCGCTGGTCAAGGTAGTAACCCGTTTTGTGCCCGCCCTGAATATCCACCAGCAGCTTCATGCCGTGCTCTTCAATTGGCAGCAGGGCAGGCGGCAGTTCACCCGTGACCGGCCCCTGAGTCAGCTCCATACCCTCTTTTTTGCGCACCGCCACATCGCTGCGGTCGTAGATAGCGCATTCAGGGAACAGGGTTTGCAGCGCGCTAATCAGCGCGGCACGCTGGTATTCCGCCCCTGCGCTCAGGAGCTGCAGTACGAGGAAGTTACCGAAGCGGTCAATGGTGACGCCCGGCAGGCCGTCGGATTCACCGGCAATCAGGCGGTAGCTGTCCAGACCGTCGCGCTTTGCCAGCCAGTCGCGCCACTGCTGCGCCTGCTGCAGGCGGCGGACGAAGAAGTCGATATCAATGGTTTCGTCTTTATCAAAGGTCCAGACGCGAGCACGGATCTGGGACGCTGGCGAGTAGGCGCCTCGCGCTAACCATTTCCCCTGGTGGTCAACGATATCAATGGTTTCACCGAGGCTGGCTTTGCCTTCCATACGGGCAACCGCGCCGGAAAAGACCCAGGGATGACGGCGCAGTAATGATTTCTCGCGCCCTTTGGTTAACACTAAACGGGAAAACCTTGTAAAATCTGTTTTTTGGCTTTCTTCTGATGTATTCATTAGGTACTCCCATGGAAAAACGCAAACTGTATAGTTATATACGTTGGTCAAGTGATAAACAGGCAAAAGGTTCATCATTGCAACGACAGTTGGAAACGGCGCGTAGGGTAGCACATGAAAACGGTTTAGAGCTTGTTGAAATCATCGATGCCGGATTGTCTGCGTTTAAATCTAAGCATCTTGAAAAGGGCAGTTTAGGCGCATTTATCGAGGCAGTTAAAGAGGGGGAAGTCGCTAACGATTCATGGCTTACAGTCGAAAGTTTAGATCGGATAAGTCGCAATACAATTCTGAAAGCACAACTGATCTACCCCCAGGTTTAGATACAACCTTCAGTTAGTAATATCGGTTGGTTTTTCTTCATATTTCCTGTTTCGCCAGTCCGTTGCGAATTCAGCTGGTGTCTGGTAATCCAGCGATGAATGGGGACGGCACTCGTTATAATCCTGCCGCCAGTCATTAATCGTTTTCAGGGAATGAAGAATATCGCTGAACCCGTGTTCATTCAGACACTCATCGCGAAAGCGTCCGTTAAAACTCCCAATAAATCCGTTCTGCGTTGGCTTACCTGGCTGGATAAGCCGTAGTTCCACACCATGCTCAAAGGCCTATTGATCGAGCTCGCGGCAGGTAAATTCCGGGCCCTGATCGGTTCTTATTGTCGCCGGATAGCCCCTAAACAGCGCGATGCTGTCAAGAATACGCGTAACCTGAACGCCTGAAATACCGAAAGCAGCGGTGATCGTCAGACACTCCTTCGTGAAATCATCTACACAGGTCAGGCACTTGATCCTCCGACCGTTAGCCAGTGCGTCCATAACAAAATCCATCGACCAAGTTAGGTTCGGCGCATCCGGGCGCAGAAGCGAAAACCGTTCGGTTGCCAGCCCTTTACGGCGTCGTCTGCCTTTTACGCTCAGTCCATTAAGGTGGTAAATACGGTATACCCGCTTGTGATTGACGTGAAGGCCCTCCCGACGCAACCGCTGCCAGATTCGGCGGTAGCCAAAACGCCTGCGCTCCAGTGCCAGCTCAGTGTTGCGCCCTGATAAATGCGCATCAACTGCCGGACGCTGAGCCTCATAGCGGCAGGTCGAAAGGGACAAACCTGTAAGCCTGCAGGCACGACGTTGCGACAGACCGGTCGCATCACACATAAACTCAACGACTTCCCGCTTCTGGCTTGGCGTCAGTACTTTCGACCCAGAGCCACCTGAAGCGCCTCCTTATCCAGCATGGCTTCGGCGAGTAGCTTCCTGAGGCGGGCGTTCTCCTCTTCAAGAGATTTGAGCCGCTTCACCTCAGGAACTTCCATGCCACCAAACTTTTTGCGCCAGGTGTAGAAAGTGGCGTCGGAAAGGGCGTGCTTACGGCAGAGCTCACAGGCAGAAACTCCGGCTTCCGCTTCGCGAAGAATACTGATGATCTGTTCGTCGGAAACACGCTTCTTCATGGGGATGTCCTCATGTGGCTTATGAAGAAATTACTAACATCGGGGTATATTAATCAATGGGGAGTAGGTTAGCTGCATTTACATTTATTTACATAAATTCACTTTATCCATACATTTCTGTCGTGTGATAGTGAAATAGCACTTTATGTTAAAATGGAAAAGAGGGATTTTTATGTCAAATATCAGAGAATTAACTTTAAGTGAAATAGAACTGGTCAGTGGTGGTGGAAACTCTGGCGACCATGAACACAACTACAATAAACAATCTCAAACTGGAGCACGTAACACTCTGGGACGGAATGCACCGACACATATTTACAGTGACCCAAGCACAGCTAAATGTGGTGATGCTGTCTTCAGTGGGATGGTAGGTGGTGCAATCAAAGGTGGCCTTGTTGGAATGGCCAGAGGAACTATTGGTGGAGCAGTTGTTGGCCAGTGTCTCTCCGGTGGTGGAAATGGTAACGGAGGGGGAAACAAAGCTGGTTCCAGTAATTGTTCAGGAGGTAACTTTGGTGGTACCTGTAGCCGATAAGTAAGTATCAACGGAGGATGCTACAATGGTTATTAAAATAATGTCTTTTATCTTAAGTTTATTACTGGGTTTTGCGCTATTAAGTGGCTCCTCCATTATTGACCTATCTTGGTTTTCCTTTCCTGAGGAGTTTTCAAAGTTAGTAATTACATTGATCACCTTGTTTTCCACTGCTAAATTTACTGATATGATTTTAGCAAAAATAAAAACTTTCATAAAGTGACGCCCTTGTAATGAATGAGCGTACGAGCCAGTTTATATATAGTAAACAAAGCGCTATCGTTTTTCTTGTAGTGGTTATTATATCAACCATTGTAACTCTATCCCCAGCCTTTACGCTGCGTTATGTCGGGCTGGACACAGCTTTTACTATTGTTTTCATTACAGAGATTCTAATTTCTACTTTCGTTTATTTGTTTTGCCTGAAAAATATCCCTGGGTGTCGAATAAAAGTAAGTGCAAGCCCAGCCTCAGTTAAATTTTCAGCTGCAACATTTCTTATAATTATTTTTATACAACTTGCTGTTTATTGCTACAGAGACTATTTATACCATTACGAACCATCACAGATAAACTGGATCACAGTTTTAGTGATGACAATAGTAGTACCCTATTACGAAGAAATTATCTACAGAGGATGTGCCTTCGAAGTTGCATGCTCAATTTACCGGAAGAATCTGGTTATTCCGTGTGTAATAACATCTTTATTTTTTTGTCTAATGCATGGACAGTATTATGATATACTGGATCAGATCATTCTGTTTGTTGTTTCGATGTTATTGTTCGCGGTTAAAATAAAAAGCAAATCTCTTTTCTATCCTATATTGATACACTCAGGCATGAATGGGTTTGTTATATTGTTAAATATTCAGAACGTTTTATAACTATGAGTATATTCAGGGAGGAAGCATTAAATCATCATAATGATACCGGATACGGAGATATTGTCTTACCCGCTTCATTCGGCATGTCAGTATGCGCCGTTACTACAATATTCTTGGTTCTGAGCGTCGCATTATTCGTTTATTTTGGTAGCTATACTCGCAAGGCACATCTTACAGGCATCGTTATGCCTTCATCCGGACTGGTGAAAATAACACCTCAATATGCAGGGTACGTCACGCGACAGACTGTTTCAGAAGGTCAGCACGTCATTGCAGGTGAGTCCGTTTACCATATCAGCGGCGAGCATTATAACGAACAGGGCACAGGTACGCTGGCTGCCATGAGCATATCCTTGAGAACTCAATATGCCATGCTGTCTTCTCAACAGGCTCTGGAATTGCGTGACAACAGTCAGCAGCAGCAAGCCATACAACAGCGAATTGTCTCCCTGAAACCTCAGATTAACAGTGCAGAGCAGCGTTTGTCGCTTGCCGAGCATCAGGTTGCGCTGGCTGTGTCCGTCATGGAACGCTATAAAAAACTTGCCGGCACGCATTACGTTTCTGATATCGAATACCAGCAGAAACAGATTGACGTCTCCACGGCACAGCAAAACGTTGAGGATCAACGTCAGGGGCTTCTGCAACTACACACAGCAATGGAGTCTGCTGAAGATGATCTTACCCATCTCATCGTACAGGGCGAAAGCCGGAAAGCTGAATTGGACAGGCAGTTGCAGGGTATAAGACAACAGCAGGATGAACTGGCCGGACAGGAGCATTTTACGCTGACCGCTCCAGTATCCGGAACCGTTGCCGCCGTTCTGGTCAGACAGGGACAGTCGGTCAGGGCATCTGAACCTGTCATGACGCTTGTCCCCGACAATGCTCGTCTGCAGATAGAACTCTATGCCACCAGTCAGAACGCTGGCTTCGTCCAACCGGGGCAACGTGTTGCCCTCCGATTCGCCGCTTTCCCCTATCAGAAGTTTGGTGTTCAGTACGGGACTATTCGAGAGATAAGCCGTACAACGCTGACGCCGTCAGATTTAATCTCCGTATCCCCTGTCACCTGGAAGGAGAATGAAGGGCACTACCGTGTCATTGTCGAACCTGAGAATACTTTTATTCTGGCTTATGGAAAAAAAGAACCTCTTCGACCCGGTATGACCCTTGAGGGG is a genomic window containing:
- the hspQ gene encoding heat shock protein HspQ produces the protein MIASKFGIGQQVRHTLLGYLGVVVDIDPEYSLDEPSADELAVNAELRAAPWYHVVMEGDDGQPVHTYLAEAQLSSELQEEHPEQPTMDELAQTIRKQLQAPRLRN
- a CDS encoding CoA-binding protein encodes the protein MKENDIAEILTSTRTIALVGASDKPDRPSYRVMKYLLDQGYHVIPVSPKVAGKTLLGQQGYATLADVPEKIDMVDVFRNSEAAWEVAQDAIAVGAKTLWMQLGVINEQAAVLARDAGLKVVMDRCPAIDIPRLGLAK
- a CDS encoding CPBP family intramembrane metalloprotease is translated as MNERTSQFIYSKQSAIVFLVVVIISTIVTLSPAFTLRYVGLDTAFTIVFITEILISTFVYLFCLKNIPGCRIKVSASPASVKFSAATFLIIIFIQLAVYCYRDYLYHYEPSQINWITVLVMTIVVPYYEEIIYRGCAFEVACSIYRKNLVIPCVITSLFFCLMHGQYYDILDQIILFVVSMLLFAVKIKSKSLFYPILIHSGMNGFVILLNIQNVL
- the rlmI gene encoding 23S rRNA (cytosine(1962)-C(5))-methyltransferase RlmI; translation: MNTSEESQKTDFTRFSRLVLTKGREKSLLRRHPWVFSGAVARMEGKASLGETIDIVDHQGKWLARGAYSPASQIRARVWTFDKDETIDIDFFVRRLQQAQQWRDWLAKRDGLDSYRLIAGESDGLPGVTIDRFGNFLVLQLLSAGAEYQRAALISALQTLFPECAIYDRSDVAVRKKEGMELTQGPVTGELPPALLPIEEHGMKLLVDIQGGHKTGYYLDQRDSRLATRQYVADKRVLNCFSYTGGFAVSALMGGCAQVVSVDTSQEALGVAKQNVELNKLDLSKAEFVRDDVFKLLRKYRDQGEKFDVIVMDPPKFVENKSQLMGACRGYKDINMLAIQLLNPGGVLLTFSCSGLMTTDLFQKIIADAAIDAGRDVQFIEQFRQAADHPVIATYPEGLYLKGFACRVM
- a CDS encoding HlyD family efflux transporter periplasmic adaptor subunit codes for the protein MSIFREEALNHHNDTGYGDIVLPASFGMSVCAVTTIFLVLSVALFVYFGSYTRKAHLTGIVMPSSGLVKITPQYAGYVTRQTVSEGQHVIAGESVYHISGEHYNEQGTGTLAAMSISLRTQYAMLSSQQALELRDNSQQQQAIQQRIVSLKPQINSAEQRLSLAEHQVALAVSVMERYKKLAGTHYVSDIEYQQKQIDVSTAQQNVEDQRQGLLQLHTAMESAEDDLTHLIVQGESRKAELDRQLQGIRQQQDELAGQEHFTLTAPVSGTVAAVLVRQGQSVRASEPVMTLVPDNARLQIELYATSQNAGFVQPGQRVALRFAAFPYQKFGVQYGTIREISRTTLTPSDLISVSPVTWKENEGHYRVIVEPENTFILAYGKKEPLRPGMTLEGDVSLDTRHLWEWLTEPLWSLKGKL